The genomic window TGCCCTGTTCGAACCAGGAGACGCAAAGAAGGGTGACGAGGAAGATGTAAACCTGAGTGGTTCAGTTGTTCTCTATCCCGCTCTGTCAGAGAATTCTGACAGGGAGGGCGGCGGAATCGCAGGCACAACATACTTGAACGATACTCTGAGGTTTGTGAAGCCTTCAATTTATTTTGACAAAAGGAATCGCGATATAGAATTGCGTGTAACCATTGAAACGGAAGGTGAAAAGATCCCATTGGTTCTGAGGGGGAGAGTTGGAGCCCAAGGGCGTGCGGACCTTGAAGAAACGCAAACGACTGATGTGGGTTCTCGTCTGCGCGCAATAGCTCAGTGTATTGATTTGACAATGTGCCAATCGATTTATGTTGATGTTTACTATCGAGAGAATGGAGCTAATCGAAGAAAACAATTCATAAGTGATGAGTCTGACAAAGAAATGCAGTTAGATCTTCCGAAAGCCTTTCTCAATGATCAAAAAGTCAAATCCCAGAAATTGGAGGACCGTCAGGCCGATGAGACTCCCATTGTTTCAGTATGTGATGACCACACTGGTTGTGCCGGCGAATTTGTGGGCTATAAAGTCGACTCCAAATTTTATGAGGAGGTCAGGGATTTGGGAAAGCCCAAGGAGAGAGAGCCTCCGTCGGAGCAGCCGCTCCCGCCTGAAAAAATCCCTGTAATTAAAGGCAGGGATCAAACAGGGAGCAAATCTGGCACTGGTGCGAAGGAACCGATCGATGGGATCGAGGTGATTCGTCAGGATCCTAAGGTCTCTATGAATGGAAGATCACATCCAGATCCGACCTCTCCGGATCCGTCACTTTCGCCAAAGGGAAATCAGTCAGATGTTGAGGATAGCGATGTGGTCAAAGTTGATGGCAGACAAGATAGTGAAGGCGCAACTACTTCAGGTATGAGAGCGGGCACAACTACTTCAGGCGAGAGTGAAACATCACTTGAGAGAGAACGGTCTTCACAAGCCATGACTGGAATTTTGCTTGAGGAGAGTGATTTAAAACTGGGAGCTCAAAGCAAAGGATTGCCTTACTTCGTTTGTTTTTCGCGTTGTGGCTCGAGTCGTTGCCTCAAACAAGCCTGTTCGAAGAATGATCGACGCTTGGTAGGCGGATCTATCTCCGAATCCGGCTCTGGTCCGAATTTTCTCGGTGAGGCTGAAAAGGGAGAATTCGAAGTCATTGATTTGAGAAGAGAGCAGCATTATGGATCTGGATTATTGGTTGCTACAATTAAAAAGGCCAGCCTTCGATTTCAAGAGATGTATGGGAACAAGGATTTAATTCGAGTGAACGCACTCAGCAAGAAGGGCGGAGGCGCATTGGGTGGTCATTCTTCCCATCAAAATGGTCTCGATGCCGATATTGTCTATATTGGAGAGTCAAAATGGGGGACCGTTTTGGATAAAAGAGGAGAGGTTAAAAAGGACTTTGATATAGAAAAAAATTATCATTTTTTTAAAATGTTAGTTGCAACGGGTTACGTCAACCGGATTTTTGTGGATCAAAAAATAAAAAAAAGTATGTGCGGATGGGTGAAATCTCAAGGTCTCATGGGCGAAGCAAAGGATGTACTGACGGCCTTGAGAGCATATTCTGGTCACGACGACCACTTCCACTTACGCTTAAAATGCTCGCCCTATTACCCGCTGTGCAGGGATCAAACTCTTCCAAATGGAACTGAATGCAGCTAGCCAATCCATTGTAGCTACCTCAGGAGCAAAATCAGACCATGGGACTGTCTGTTTATCCTGACGACACTTCGAGAAATCTTGATCAAATGTCCAGAAATGGGACAGCGGAGATCGAATCGAGTGATTTTGGTGGGCATTGAATGGCACAAGCATTGCTTTATGATTGAGTGGGGGATTTGATCTGTTTCGATCACTGAGGAGAAACAATTGTTTAAATCAAAAATTGAACGGACTATTCAGGATGCTATTGATCTGAGCCAAAGCACGGCAGGGGTTGATTTGGAGATGGAGAGTTTCTTTCATCGTACGCCGGGAAAAACTTCTGTTGAATTTGCCAATGACTTGATTGATTTCGGCCCACAGGTTGGGCTGGATGTTAACGATACAAAGATTGCAAATGATCAGATAAATGAATTGGAGGATGTCGAGTCTGTTGGTGAGCGCCGACTTTATGATCGCAAAGCATTGATCACATCAATTTCAGTTCGCGTTAATTCTTCTGAATTGACGACCGTAGTGTCCGGATATTTGGGAAATTTCAGCTTGTCAGGCGTTGGATTGGTAACTCAGTCAGAGATCTTGCAAAAGGGAGATGTGGCAGATCTGGAAATGTCGAATGGATCTGACTCAATTACGATGAAAGTCCTCGTAGTGAAAAAGGATTTATCTGAACACAAGTCGCCATCTTATCTTTACGGACTTCGAATTATTAAGATGAATGTAATGGCTCGATCATACATTGAAAGTCTTTTGGCAGAAGCTCAGACTTCCCTGGAAGATTAAGTTCATTATCTAAAATCAACCAAGCACAAGGTCTGAACCTAGACCTTAATCCTGAATATAGAATCATCTTGCGATCATAATCTCCGCTGGTTCCCCAATTGTTCTAAAAAGAGTAGTTATTTTAAGTGCATTTGGTCGGAAGCCGATAATACCCTTGGGAAATACCGGAGGTAGAGTGGCAGCGGCTGAATCTAGGAAAATGGGAAAATATACTCTTCTGGAAAAGCTGGGAGCGGGTGGCAGCGGAGAAGTGTATTTGGCCTTTTCAAAAATGCAGAACAATGTCGTGCAGTTTTTTGCCGTCAAGGTTCTTAGTGCTGAGCAATCAACAAATCCGCGTGCTGTTAAGATGTTAAAGAGGGAAGCCTCGTTGGCGAATGTGCTCAAGCACAATTCAATTGTTTCCCTATATGAGTGCGGGAATGAAGGCGAAGACTTTTATGTTGCCATGGATTTTGTAAAGGGGCTGCCACTCAGTCGTTTCATGCACCATGCTATGTTGCATAAAAAGACAATTGCGATTGAACATGCTTTGCATATTGTCCGATCTGTCGCTGCTGGCCTCGAATACGCTCGAACCTGTAAAAATCCTGAGTCTGGAAAGCCATTAAATATTGTTCATCGAGATATAAGTCCTCAGAACATCATGATAAATTTTGAGGGGGAAGTGAAAATAATTGATTTTGGATTGGCCCGAACTTCCGAGTTCAATGAAAAGACCCAATCCGATCAAATCATGGGTAAATTAAAATATATTAGTCCAGAACATGCAAAAGGAGAAGAAGTCAGGCACAGCTCAGATGTATTTTCTCTAGGAGTTGTGTTCTGGGAGATGCTATCGGGGAGACGGTTCTATCAGGATATTCCAGATGCGGGCATTGTGAGATGGTTAGGAAATCCAGAACACTCCGGATTGATTGCTTACAATCCTGCAGTCACGCCAGAATTGGACGAAATTGTCGCGAAAGCATGCGCCGGAGATGTAAAAAATCGCTATCAATCAGCTGGTGAACTCTATAAAGACATCAATTCATATTTGAATCTCAATTATCCAAATTTTTCGCCTCACGATTTCCAAAAAATGATTAGAACAGTTTTTGGAAAGGAAATGAATGAGATTGATAACAAACTAGCAAAGTACATCGCGCAGATGGGTGGAGACCTCAACCTAAAGAAATTTGAAAGCAAGTTCAATCAATACGCAGATCTTGTGGACTCTCTGGGAGTCATTGGGCCAAAAGAGGAGTTGCGAAATACTGCAAATACTCAGGAGGCAGTTGAGCGATTTCGCAATTCTCGCCTGGCAATTACCGAAAAAAAGAAACAGGCTCGCGGCATGTGGCGCAATTATGAGCTTAAGAAGGGCATTTCCATTTCTTGGAAAGTAGCGACCTCTCTTATTTTAATCTCTATGGTGTGGTCTAAGATGGTAAGAAAGGACCTAAGTGTATTTTGGTCTGAAAATATCGATTATACTAAAAAGGTTCTTGGGCTTAAAAGCGACGCTGATCGCGATCGCGAACCTTCTTCAATTTCAAAATTGGGTCTAAAATATCCAAAAGATCCTGTCACCGTGCAGATTCGAACCAAGCCGTCGGGGGCTAAGATTTATCAAAACGGAAAAGCTCTGAGACTTCAGACGCCAGGTTTAGTCAAAGTAATAGACGAAAGGTCAGCAGAGATAACCTTAGAATATCCTGGATATGGCATTAGGAAAGTTGTCATCAAACCATTTGAAGAAGAAATCTACGTGGATATGACGGATTGATAGAAAACCCCCTCAATATTCTCAAACCCAAAGAATTAAAAAAAGTAACATAATAGATCTTATCAGATCATTATAAAAAACATCTGAATCGAACACTATCTCAATTTGAGACACCAAAACCAACAGAATTCTGCTGTCGCAGAAAATCACCATAATGTGGCATAAGGCATTCGATAATCGTCCCAACTGGATCCCAGTTTATTGGCCAAAATCTTAGATTCTGTTGGCCGAAGGGTTTCTTACACAGTTTTCTACAGTGATTATGCGGACAGCCGAAGACCCCAGGTGAAAATGAGCCCAAGGAACCAAGTCCTACGATCGGCTTTCCGGGGTCAGAGTGCAAAGTCAGTTTGGAGTTCATCCCAGGCTCGGTTTGCTATGATTTTTTTCCCGGTCTCTTTTTGTGCTGTCCTCAATAATAGAGTGCCAGGACAGGGTTGCCTCAAAAGGTCACCCTGTCAGTTTCTTTTGATGTCAGAAAATTTATTAAACCTGGGTTGCCTCAAACAGGTCTGATGGGCGAGACCCTTTCTTGCGCTTAATGAATATTGCCATTGCAGCAATGAGTCCCAGAGTAATATAAATTAATGTCGTGTTGTCCCCCACCCCGATCTTACCAATGGATCCTCCTCCTTCTGAATCTCCATTGGCGCCATTTCCGGCTTGTTCGGGAGGATTCTCGGCAGCAGCTAGGGGCTGTGGCGGAGGAAGTGGCGGAGGAATATTCTCGGCTACTTGAGGCACCTCTGGGGGTGGCATTGCTGGATTCATATTGGGAGACGGCGCATTGTTGGCCATTCCATTTGTATCGGGTCCTGGAGGCGGAGGAATGGCCTCGGTTTGCCCTAAGCCCGAATTGAAATCATCTGCGACGCTTCCGTCTGCAACATCCAAACTGGGTGGCTGACTTTCCTTTGCCAGTTTGGTGTTGAGTGAGCCAAGGTCATCTCTCCAGTATCGCAAGGTGAGACCTTGATCTACGACATCCTTGGAGTCGACATTCTCATTTGTGGACCAAACTTCTTTCCAGGCGTCGGGGAAACCAAGCAATTTTTTCGAAAAGTTTCTGATGTTATCGCCCACTCGAGTGACATACTCCTCTGCGACGGCTCCGACATCGTCATAAGACACTTTCATGGTCGTCGAGTCATCAGGTCTCAGGGGCGAATTGTAATAGACCTTATCTCCCGTTTTGAGACCCCTCGCCAAATGAGGGTTGTCTTCCAGGAAAATCTTCGCCCTATTTTTTCCGAATAATTTCTGGCTGACTCCTGCAAGATTAGAATCGTTTCTAACAATATAGACACTATTCATCAAGCGACCATTCTGACGAAATGGTTCAGATCTAATTTTCTTGACAGGAACCCAACCTCTTCCCGAGGGTCCAGCGGATTCAGCAGGACTGCTTCCTTCGGCAGTTTCCTCGCTTGGAATATCGGCAGCAGCATTCAAATCCTTTGGGTTGTCGACACTGGGCTCAGGAGTTGTTGGAATGTCCTCGTCTCCATCCTTCTCGGCTGGTTCATTGAGCTCAGCGGTCGAAGGGGAATCCAAAGATTCGAGGGTTGGCTCATCGTTTTGGGCGAGCTCTTGATCTTCTTCCGCAGCACCCCCTTTTTGTCCTTCGGTGTCTCCTGCATCCTCAAAATCCTCAAAATCCTCGTCTCCGGCTCCGGCCACTTCTTCAGTTTCATCCGTCTTGTCGGCATCGCCTTCCCCTTCAGCAAGGTCCTCATCGGCAAATTCCTCGTCACCAAACTCCTCGTCCCCCTTGCCTTCTTCTGAAGCCGCTTGCCTTTTTCCTTGGTCGCCATTTTCGTCCTGCTCTTCATAGTCAGAGGCAAATTCTTCGTTACCATCTTCGCTGACTTCGCTGTCTTCGCCGCTCTCATCACTGAGCGCTTGGCCATCTGAAGATCCCCCTTCGTCGCTAGAGATATCCTCTGTTGCTTCATCGATTTCTGAAACAATGTTAGAATCATCACTGCCGCCATCATCGCTCGAACCACAAGATCCAAGACATAAAACAGGTAAAAGCGCCAAGATAATTCTCATGCTCAACTTTGCAAATAGTGCCATGCGATTCCTCTCCATGAGTATTATCGTATATTTTTAGTTATTTCTTAATCAAAATGAGACTAGCCAAACGTCAAGAATTGTCGAAAGTTTCCAGAATTTAATCTCTCGTATGGACGAAAGGCAAACAGTCGTATTGAGTTTCTCGACCCAAAATGAACCAGGATTAGCAGGTCACTCGAAATTTCAGGAGAATGGCTCGAAAACCGCAGAAGCATTCCGATAAGTATACACTGCTATGGAGTAATTCTGAGTTGCCTGTGTTTGGGCCGGAAAGACAGTGAGGAGAAATCTTAAGATGTCTGATCTATCTATTTGCTGTTCTCGAAATGCGATCAGGTCTCTGTTTAAATTGGTTTTGTGCCTGATCATTCTTGCTCTCCCCATTTTGGCCTTTAGCGGCTGTGCAAAAGAGGGTGCGACTGACGCGGCCAGTGGCGACGGAGGCGATGATGGAGATGATGGAAATGGAGGTGGAGGGAACAATCCCCCGATCGGATCCATTGATAATAATGATTTCTGGGTTCGTCTGTATGATTCCGGAAAGTTTCCGTTTCATGCACACAAGTCAACTGGATTTTCCGATGAGTGCAAGATTCCGTTTGCGACATCCTTGTCCGCGATAAATTGCAATGTCGAGGTAAATGAGTTGGATCTGTATTTCAACAAAATTCAGTTTCATTATAACGTCCCCACAGGAATGTGCGATTACCTTCGAATAACTCCATATTATTTCTACAACCAAGAAGTTGGATATGGACCCAGTGACGTCGTGATAAATGTGACTTATGATAGCACAAATGCGGTCGTGACCAGCGACTGTGTCGTTGATGGAACGGCTGGGCCATGCACTTTAGATAACGCCGTGCCAAACTATAGAGAACTCAACTTTGACCTCACCACAGCCGGGGCCACCTGCGTATACGACCGCTCCGCTTCCGGTGGAAACAATTGTTGCTTTGGAAATTACATTATGACCCAAAATATCACACGTATACCGTCCACAGGTCCTCCAAACATTACGTCATCTATCCGAACTGATAGCAAGTGGGGTGGGAACCGAATTGGTTGCTATGGGGGCCACGTGCGCACCTCAGGTTGGACGCTAATCAGTTACCTGGGATTTCCATTGAGCAGTCTGCAATATGTAGGCGGCGCTCAAGGTTTAAATAACACAACGAATTTGCCACCTCTCATTGATGAACCGAAAGGCTCAGACACGATGACAGTGGCAAATTACTATACAACTTCTGGTTTGCACGATCACGTGGATATAGGTACTGGACTCATTTCATCCTCACTCCCCTACTTTATTGATCCGATCGACGATCGAAGCGGGACCTTGCTTTCAGCGACGAGCGATGCGTGGACCTTTGATTGTCTAGACAAGGCCTACGAGGTGAAGAATCGGATCAAGCTATATATCCGCGAATGGGATGTGTACTCGGACTATCTGACGTATATATCCTCAGCGGGAGTGACTGTAAATCCAGACAGATCGGGAGTTGAGGGCGGCGGAAACTGTTCAGGAATTGGAGACTTGTGCAACGATTTTTGGGATCTAGATGATGTACCGAACTACTTCAATGGAAACAGTGGTAGTTACGACCAATCAGCATTAAATAAAATCACAAAGAGGAGATATTTTTTTCCCGATTTGGCATTCTAATCTTGCAAAATTAAATTGTCTCGAATCGGTCATTTGAGTTTTGGGTTTAGAGCAAAAGCAAAGAGCGTTAACAACTTCTGGTAGGTAAATCAATGGGTGAAACATCGCGGGCAGAACTCTGGAGCTTATATGATCAGGTTGAAGAACACCAAGTGGACGGATTGAATTTCGCCGAAGTTGGGGTTATTCTTAAGTCTGTTCCTATACGCAATCGACATCACTGGCTGGCCTGGAAAACTGGGGAAAAATCTTGGAAGCCTCTGAGTGGATTTCCTGAACTGAAAAGTGCCCTTAAAAGTGCCCTTGATAAGGGGTCTGGGTTGGGACCAGATGACGAGGTCACAAAAACGGCGACCTATATACGAAGTATAGGTCTCCCGCTTGCTGAGTCAGACAGCACAATTCAATCCTCTGATATTTCGAAATTTTCCACCTTGATTGCAAAAAAATTTGAAATAGAAATAGAGGGTAAGAATGAGAGATTCTTGACCTTCACCAGAGCACTTTCCCTCGGAGAACTTCATCTAATTGATTCTCTGCCGGACTGGGTGTCCGACACCTTTCAAGTATGGTTATGTAATGGCAAGGAAAAAATCTCTCTTTCTTGCGAGCAAAAGACTGAAAATAATCCGGAGAACATCGTTTACATTCGTGAAAATAGAAAAGTAGAACTTTTGAAAACTTGGATTTTTGGGTAATATCGTAGATGGAGTACATTAGACTTCATAGTTGGCTCTCACGTCTTCTGGATATATTCAGTACCGATGAATATGAGAAATCTAAAATTTCAACACAATCTTTGGCCACTGAAAATTCGCTCGACCGACGAAGAACGGCTCGTGTCCAATATCCTGAATTTGGCAATGTCGAAACTCTTCCAAAGATTCGCTTTGAAGGTAGACCAATCAAAGTTCAAGATATCAGTTTAGGTGGAATTTGCTTGATAGACAGTTTTGACAGCTTACGATCCACTGTAGGAAATGAAATTGATTTGGAACTAGTTTGGACTGATGGAGTTGCAATGCAACGTTCATTGATTGTAGCAGCGGGTTATGACAAGCGACACTTGCGCTTTCTTGACTTGGATTCAAAATCCTTTGTTCGCCTCAACCTGCTATTGAAACCAGGATTTTTAGGACTAAAGATGAGGAAGATCTTGGCCAAGGACGCCGCCCATCTAGATATCGGAACTCACGAGATGTGGGTCGGGATGACTGGAGAGGCCTTGACGATATTCCCAGGAACTGACTTGAATATGCCACTGGCTGAGGTATCAATTTATGGAACTCGCATCTTCCTCTATAGACATGGAGCCCCTGTGTATTGTGTAAAAAGCAAAGACACTATCCCCGGACAGAGAATTAAAGAAAGTCTTTTGTACGATCTTTTGATCTTTGTATCCAATATTAGAAGTCAATCGCAGGGACTCAAAAATTTGCTTGTCAATCTCACTGAAGCGATTCAGGAATATCAGAGGCTCAAGGAATGAGTGAAGTTGAACGCCATGATTTTGACAATTTTCGTCCGAAATTGGTGATGGGTCGTGTAACTCCACAGGGCGCAAAATTAGTTTTTGAATCAGAAAAAAAACATCGACAAATCATACTTCCAATCGAGCTGGCTGATCTTCTTATTCTTTGCAACGGTCAGCGTTCAATGAAGGAAATAGTCGAAAAAATATATAAGCGTCAAGGTGTTGTTCATTTCAAAACGATTTTTGGAGCTGTTTATCGACTCAAGGAAAAAGGCTTCTTTGAAAACGGATCAGAGCTGCTTTATTCCAAATCGAATTTCCGGTTTATTGATTCGGGCAAATCAATATTTTATCGACCATTAGCTGAGATTTATTTTGGTCAAAGAATCAGCAATGAAGAAACGCACCCATTGGCTTTTTATTTTATATCGATGGCGACGATAGTTCTCTCAATTTTTGGCATGCAAAATATAAATTCAGAATTTTGAATGTTAGATTTTTGAGGGTTGAAGGAAGCTATGCGCTAGGCGTCCTATATGTCTTCGGACTATCGAGTATTCTGCTCAGTGCGAAGGCACTTTTGAAAACTCTTCTTCTGCTTTTTTTAGCTGGAAAAGCCTATAACTTCCGTCTGGTTATGGGCTTACTTGGAGTTTATTTTAAAGTTGGGAATGAATCTCTATTCCTGGTTTCCAATCGGTTGTATCTGACTATTTTTCACGGCAGCCTTATCTTGTGTTATTTTTCCTTTATTTATGGCCTCCATTTGCTTGCACCTAATTCTGAATTTTTTGATCAAGCCGTATTTGTTTCGGTAATTCTTGCGCTAATTGAACTCAATCCGTTTTACGGTGAAAGTGAGATCTCTCTTTATTTTAAAGCCCTACGGGATGACGACGGTCTTAATCAAGTTACTCACTATTACAGAGACAAAAATATTTTTAGTCTATTGCATGATGAGATCTATCTAAATCCTCAAAATGGCACTCTTACTCCTTACGCGTATTTAGCGGCAACCTGGCTGTCCGTTTCTGCAATTGCTGTTTGGCGCATGTTTGCAGAAAACTACAGTTTGATTGCCTATAGCTTCCAGACTGAGCCATTAGGAGAAAAGGCTGGAGCACTGGTTTTGTTGGGCTAATGTTGTTTTCAATTTTTAGCCTTTTAAAATATCTTATGTTGAGTCTTGGAACTTCCATAGATATTCTGCTCAGATCCACGTATCGTAAGTTGGTAGCTCACGTAAAGGTGAAGGACAGTGTTGTTTCCACCGCGGACAATCTGATCTATATTGTGCGAGATCTCCCTCTGCTCTCATGTTTTTCTGAATCGCTTTTGAGGAAAATATTGGATGGGAGTAAAATTCGACATTTTCCAGCTGGTAGTTGCGTCATTCTGCAAGGTGATATTGGTCACCATCTTTACGTTCTTTTGAAAGGTACTTTGTCTGTCCACAGAAGTGTCGAGGGCAAAGAGGAATTTGTTGGTGAAATTTTGCCTCCATCGATTTTCGGTGAAATTGCGGTTATTGAGCAAGTCAAGAGAACTTCGACTGTTGTTGCTGAAGAAGGAAGTGAAGTTTTGGAGATTCCTGGAGATATGATTCGTTCGGTGAGCAATGAATCTCAATACGTTCGAGAGATTGGTGATTTTAAAAATGCGATCATGGTCGCCCAATTTTTTTCAAGCGCACCTATGTTTCGCCACCTTCCCGAAGATATTGTTCAATTGTTCTTGAGCAAGGGTCTGATTGAAGT from Bdellovibrionales bacterium includes these protein-coding regions:
- a CDS encoding PilZ domain-containing protein, which produces MFKSKIERTIQDAIDLSQSTAGVDLEMESFFHRTPGKTSVEFANDLIDFGPQVGLDVNDTKIANDQINELEDVESVGERRLYDRKALITSISVRVNSSELTTVVSGYLGNFSLSGVGLVTQSEILQKGDVADLEMSNGSDSITMKVLVVKKDLSEHKSPSYLYGLRIIKMNVMARSYIESLLAEAQTSLED
- a CDS encoding serine/threonine protein kinase codes for the protein MAAAESRKMGKYTLLEKLGAGGSGEVYLAFSKMQNNVVQFFAVKVLSAEQSTNPRAVKMLKREASLANVLKHNSIVSLYECGNEGEDFYVAMDFVKGLPLSRFMHHAMLHKKTIAIEHALHIVRSVAAGLEYARTCKNPESGKPLNIVHRDISPQNIMINFEGEVKIIDFGLARTSEFNEKTQSDQIMGKLKYISPEHAKGEEVRHSSDVFSLGVVFWEMLSGRRFYQDIPDAGIVRWLGNPEHSGLIAYNPAVTPELDEIVAKACAGDVKNRYQSAGELYKDINSYLNLNYPNFSPHDFQKMIRTVFGKEMNEIDNKLAKYIAQMGGDLNLKKFESKFNQYADLVDSLGVIGPKEELRNTANTQEAVERFRNSRLAITEKKKQARGMWRNYELKKGISISWKVATSLILISMVWSKMVRKDLSVFWSENIDYTKKVLGLKSDADRDREPSSISKLGLKYPKDPVTVQIRTKPSGAKIYQNGKALRLQTPGLVKVIDERSAEITLEYPGYGIRKVVIKPFEEEIYVDMTD
- a CDS encoding cyclic nucleotide-binding domain-containing protein, encoding MLFSIFSLLKYLMLSLGTSIDILLRSTYRKLVAHVKVKDSVVSTADNLIYIVRDLPLLSCFSESLLRKILDGSKIRHFPAGSCVILQGDIGHHLYVLLKGTLSVHRSVEGKEEFVGEILPPSIFGEIAVIEQVKRTSTVVAEEGSEVLEIPGDMIRSVSNESQYVREIGDFKNAIMVAQFFSSAPMFRHLPEDIVQLFLSKGLIEVFSANEIIYHQGSKGEGFYLLVRGTVGVVINGILIKKIRQGGFFGEISSVADISRTASVVALENVLVLKINNEGFWDIITQNIEMAMFIETVSETRIQEDIEFLRSKPADTQSQFRAS
- a CDS encoding penicillin-insensitive murein endopeptidase, translated to MMKQRTTDSDLMLIRKAQNMNWRMTLFYFLGGCLFLFIGACTPKKSKPKLDEMRAGDSRALFEPGDAKKGDEEDVNLSGSVVLYPALSENSDREGGGIAGTTYLNDTLRFVKPSIYFDKRNRDIELRVTIETEGEKIPLVLRGRVGAQGRADLEETQTTDVGSRLRAIAQCIDLTMCQSIYVDVYYRENGANRRKQFISDESDKEMQLDLPKAFLNDQKVKSQKLEDRQADETPIVSVCDDHTGCAGEFVGYKVDSKFYEEVRDLGKPKEREPPSEQPLPPEKIPVIKGRDQTGSKSGTGAKEPIDGIEVIRQDPKVSMNGRSHPDPTSPDPSLSPKGNQSDVEDSDVVKVDGRQDSEGATTSGMRAGTTTSGESETSLERERSSQAMTGILLEESDLKLGAQSKGLPYFVCFSRCGSSRCLKQACSKNDRRLVGGSISESGSGPNFLGEAEKGEFEVIDLRREQHYGSGLLVATIKKASLRFQEMYGNKDLIRVNALSKKGGGALGGHSSHQNGLDADIVYIGESKWGTVLDKRGEVKKDFDIEKNYHFFKMLVATGYVNRIFVDQKIKKSMCGWVKSQGLMGEAKDVLTALRAYSGHDDHFHLRLKCSPYYPLCRDQTLPNGTECS